In Eubalaena glacialis isolate mEubGla1 chromosome 4, mEubGla1.1.hap2.+ XY, whole genome shotgun sequence, one DNA window encodes the following:
- the CARTPT gene encoding cocaine- and amphetamine-regulated transcript protein produces MESPRLRLLPLLGAALLLLLPLLGTLAQEDAELQPRALDIYSAVEDASHEKQLIEALQEVLKKLKSKRIPIYEKKYGQVPMCDAGEQCAVRKGARIGKLCDCPRGTSCNSFLLKCL; encoded by the exons ATGGAGAGCCCCCGCCTGCGGCTGCTGCCCCTCCTGGGTGCCGCCCTGCTGTTGCTGCTACCTCTGCTGGGCACCCTAGCCCAGGAGGACGCCGAGCTCCAGCCGCGAGCCCTGGACATCTACTCCGCCGTGGAGGATGCCTCCCACGAGAAGCAGCTG ATCGAAGCGCTGCAGGAAGTTCTGAAGAAGCTCAAGAGTAAACGTATTCCGATTTATGAGAAGAAGTATGGCCAAGTCCCCATG TGTGACGCGGGAGAGCAGTGCGCCGTGCGAAAAGGAGCTAGGATCGGGAAGCTGTGCGACTGTCCCCGAGGAACCTCCTGCAATTCCTTCCTCCTGAAGTGCTTATGA